Within the Populus trichocarpa isolate Nisqually-1 chromosome 14, P.trichocarpa_v4.1, whole genome shotgun sequence genome, the region AAGCAAACGGTTAGGCAGGTAATGGACAGTATTTGACAAAACGTTATAGGGCATACACCGTATAATCCCTCCCTGTCTGCCCTCTTCTTTATCCTTGAACTGCCTCTTTGTCTACCTGGGGGATTGTCAAATGGTGATCATGACCCACAAGACCTCTCCTGTCAATTgccaaaccatgaaaagaaggaagaaattgaagttggCTACTAACAAGACTAGTTGAGCACATGCCAATTTGAAGTTGACAGGCCACCAGTGAGTGGTTGACTTTTTTCGCAGCAATGAACACCAATAGCTAAACATGGCCATCCAGGACCAACTTTCTCCTCCTTTTCGAATCTGTGATCACTGGAATGACGTGTGCTGGTCTTCAATTGTACAAATAACGTTCATTTTAAGAAGCATGACCGATCTAATGAATCTCGGCTCTTGGCACACGAATGATCATCAAATATGAAACGGACGCAGTATAAATAATGGGACAATAGAATCTTGAAGAGCTTGACATCCTTGAAAATTTGAGCAACAAGCAATTCCATTTACATTTCTGATACCGTACAAGGCTACAATTCAcataaaatgaaagcaaaaaaaaaaaagggggggggggggggggaattagTTTTTCCTCAGGTATCCACCAATCTCCAGGACGCTTGTCAGTTAACTTTCACATTTTCATCTAGCTGGTGAAGAGGCATTACCAAGAGATGAAGGTGAACCATAACTATATACCCCTGCATTATCACCACAACAATCACCACCAATAGATACTCCCTTACCAGAATCTATCTGAACACCATGATAAGACTCCCCGGAGACCAGTGCTTGTAACAATTTTGGTGGTGGAGGAGTGGTCACTTCGACTACCCCTTCTAGCATTTTCACTACCATTCCCATTGTAGGCCTCATTTCCTCGTTATCCTGTATGCACCAAACGGCAACCGATGCAACACGCTGAGCTTCCTCAATATCATATGCGCTGCCTAGCCTATCATCCACCACTGCTGCCACATTGCCTTCGATTATTTTCTGTGCAGCATATGGAGGGAAAAACCATTTCTCTGCCTTTTCACCCTCCCTGCCACCAGCACCACGAGCAGATGGCGGTGCCTCTACATTTCTACGGCCTCCAAGCAATTCCAACAATGTCATTCCGTAGCTATAAACATCTGCTTTCGTGGTAATTGCCACACCAGATATCCATTCTGGTGCAACATAGCCCCAGGTACCTCTCATGGTAGCTAATACTCTACTGAAGTCGCGACCTATAAGCTTTGCTAAGCCAAAATCAGATACCTTAGCTGTGTAATCACTATCCAAAAGGATGTTTTCTGGCTTGATATCACAATGGATAATACAATCTCTACATTCCTCGTGTAAATATGCAATTCCTCTAGCAGTACCAACTGCTACACGAAATCTAACATCCCAGATCAAATTCAGACCATCTCGTCGCAGATACGCACTCAAAGGGCCATTTGGCAtgtaatcataaattaaaagccTGTGAGAACTCTCTGAGCAAAATCCTCTGAGCCTGACAAGATTGATATGCTGAATGTTTCCAATAGTACACACCTCTGCCCTGAACTCTTTCTCTCCACTGCCTGGCCTTTCAAGGCGTTTCACAGCAACAAGAGTAGAATCCAACAACTCGCCTTGAAACACTGCCCCAAATCCACCATGTCCAAGTTTATCCGAGAAGCCTCGAGTTGCAGCACAAAGCTCTTTATAAGTAAACACTTTCAAATTCAACCCTGGAAACACACCATCTCCTTCCACACCCTTGCcgttctttcttctctttctcaaAATCAGCAGCATCCCTGCCACCAGCCCCAAAAGCACAACTGACCCACCAATGCTACCAATCAAAAGCACAGATTTCGACACACCCTTCCTCACAATCCCCTCCTTCGGCACCCTGACATATAACACATCTTGAAAAGTACTATCAGAACTGGAATTTctcaaattcaacaaagatCCATATAGATTCTTGCACAAGTGTGTCTTACCATCGTGAAACAAACCGATACATGAACAATTACTCAAACAAGTCCTCTCACAAACATTCCTAGTCCCCCCAAAAGACACCATAGCCGCTCCCTCAAATCTCACAACACCAAACTCCATAAACCCATCACTCTCTTCACACAAATCCCTACTCTCTCTGACACAACCACCAGTATAATCCTCAGACTCCCAATCATAATCACTAACAGGAATGAACCCAGAAACACAAACACAAGGCTTTAACAATGTGCTATTACAAACACCCAAATTCCCACATAATCCATAAACTCTGCACTTATTGTCTGGCTGTGACCAAAACATGTTCCAATACTCATTCTGCTGAGTCCAAGTGTACTGCTTCAACTGCCCAATAACATCAACTTGAAACCTAGTCAATGGTGGCCTTAAACCACCATCTAATTCCCTCTCTGTGTACCAAAAGGATGCACTTGGCGTAAAAGGATCCGAAAAATGGAACTTATAAATGTAAGGAATAGTCATTTCAGGCACACCATTGAATGCATCACCAGTCCAATTACCTGTACTCCAATACTTGGCACTCTTGTTATAAACAAGCTCAAATTCATTAAACCCTAGCGGGTTTATCCTCAAAGAGAATAAACCAGGCGATGGATCGTTTATGCTCCTCCATGAAATTAGAGATCTTTCACTTGTAATATTCATGCCTGGCAGCCATGTATCTGTTGGAAAATCGAAACTTTGCCAAATAATCAACCCTTCGGCCgataaaagaacaagatttcCATTCTCTTGAAGGAGCAACCCTCTTGCTTCCTCTGTGTTTGTGCTTTGCCAAATCGTTGAACCCGGTAATGCAATGATGGCCAGTTTGCCTTCCGCTGTGATTTCTAGCCTTGTAGAGGTGAGATTGGTAATGGGTTTTTCACGATTTGCTACCCAAACTATTGGTGGTGTTGGAATTGAAGCATACGAAATGGCCAAGTACCAATTGGGTTTCCCACCTGGGTTAACGAAACCCAGATTGAATGTCTTGTTTAGGCTTGAAATGGTTGAGTTTCCTGTGATAAGGACATTGGCAGTCTCCAATTTCTTGCTTCTACTGCTTTGTATTGGGTTGCAGGGAGTTGATGGTGTAAATGTGTTGTTTGTTTCAAATTTGGAAACAAGCAAGGCATTTGAGGTTGGTAAGAGAAGGGAGAGGATGAAAGCGAAGAAGATGGCTAGTGACATTTCACTGATCATCAGCGGCATTGTTTCATAGCTTTGGGGTCTTGGAGGAAAAAGGCATGTCTTTTTCACTTGAAGGGTgacattgatgatgatgatctttGCACTTACAAGATGACATAGAATCTTTGTGCTGTGTGGGTGGTTCAGTGATGGGAGCAGTCTGTCTCTGATtcaagttttcaattttttagagtgagaagaagatttttttatggaatatcTGAAAAAACTGCCACTTTGAGCACTCAAAGCTACaaacaaaaaagttaaatttcttGGAAGTCTTGCTTAATTACAAAAATGTCCTTTACACATTTTGCACTGAATCCATCATCTTTTAGAAGTGCCTTTATTAACAGGATCAAACCATATATTTACAAAAATGCCCTTCATAACTTTGCTTTGATctgtaaatatcttattttttcacTGCTTTTTCACTGATGGTACGCTTtcatttgatatcttttttttgtttgtgtctAAATCTTGCTTAAAACAACTTAGATTAATTTGATCATGTATGCCTTTGATTAATCACACTACtgaatttattatgattaataTCATGTGATGTAAATGAgggcattttttaaaatatggctccactcatttttttaaaagtattttttacctgaaaaaaaataaattaatatttcttaattatttttcattatttttctatgatatattaaaataacactCATATTCTTGATACGTGAGGGGTGGTTTAAAAGACAACAGAACAGGGGAAGCGATTTTGTAAGGGTTGGTTTGGTAATTAGAAGCTTGGAGGACTAGATAGTAATAAGAAGCTTTTGTAGGGGTTACTTTGGTAAATCGGAAGTGAAAGCTGAGGAGGTCTACGGGATAGTGTGGTTTGGTGGCAGACAAAAGTGCTGAAACCCACTCACGAGGTCGTCGTATCTTTGTAACAAaacaagattaatttttaaatgaatttcagAAAACCTTGTtcgagaaaaatcataaaataattacgCGCGTGGGTTGCGTTCTGGATGGGTGAGATTTGTGGTTCTCAATGCCAGAAAGTTGAAAGATCGTGTAGGAATTTTATTGGCTCAAAAGCACTTAAAGTCAACAATCTACTACCTCCTTTGACCTTTGTGttccatataattttaaaatttttcttaaatactttttttaattatgtctttAGTTAAGAACTTGTAtcagaattttaaaaatcatgacaTTACATTGCAATTCTGTCCATAAGATGTTTTCAAGTTATATCACCGAATGATGGAAAATTGGAATTTAATCACCAAGAAACCCTCGGAAGGTAGCAAAACCCTTTCTTTAatgttgtatgtttttttttatatataaaaaaaataattatttttttaaaaaaaaattcataatataaattgagaaaattatgcaagtatctaattaaataaattaataatcatctatgtaaataaatagttaaaaatgactaaaagagaaactgaaaaaaattaaaagataaatatatattatgatatttaatcccgtaaaataaaatatttacccGATTGTGTAcactaaatttgtttattaaaatcaataaaagataatagaaataaaaatacacatgaaattaattgaataaaataaaaaaaatattatgcaaaaccgaatatattataaatattatctaaaaataaatatattttattactaAAATAAGCTTCACTTGTgtaaaacaaatggaaaattatagataaattagaataatatgattaaaaacaaatacacacaattcaatttaaaaaaaaacaagtattcaAAAAACATGTCTTTTAATCTTGATCGACAAttctaattgcttttaatttaatatcagagagtaaataaatcattttattgtttagaaatttggaaaaaaaatgtatataccccaaaacaaaattttaatgacaaataaaccacaaaaaaaaaagcaaattgtCTCAATACAaatgcttctatttttttaactgaaaaaccgaatagtaattttactataacAATCCATATGTTAAGTGCCACAGCTGAAAACTCATACCCCatgtatttttgataaattggtAGCAACACTCCTTGGGGAGGTCCACAGTGAATCTAAAATTCCTAGGCACCAGAGAGAAATTTTACTAGCTGGGACAAGACTGACTAGTGCGGCCATCTCTAGAAGCAGCCGCTGTTGAAAGTTACCGAtgcccttctttctttctttctttttttatcaaaaagaaaaagaagtgtcGACagcttgaaaaatcaaatgaaaacctCAAATAGAAGTTGAAAATTACGGCATCTACTGATTGGCCCTTGAAACGAAAAAATTGACAGACGAATACGACCGCCTTTTACTTAATCCCAAGAATAGTGTGATAGTGGGGCTCTCACCACCACATGTTGCAGAAGTTAGGCGTGGACACTGACACGAAACCACTCTGATATTTTCATCTACCGAC harbors:
- the LOC7494096 gene encoding G-type lectin S-receptor-like serine/threonine-protein kinase SD2-2, whose translation is MPLMISEMSLAIFFAFILSLLLPTSNALLVSKFETNNTFTPSTPCNPIQSSRSKKLETANVLITGNSTISSLNKTFNLGFVNPGGKPNWYLAISYASIPTPPIVWVANREKPITNLTSTRLEITAEGKLAIIALPGSTIWQSTNTEEARGLLLQENGNLVLLSAEGLIIWQSFDFPTDTWLPGMNITSERSLISWRSINDPSPGLFSLRINPLGFNEFELVYNKSAKYWSTGNWTGDAFNGVPEMTIPYIYKFHFSDPFTPSASFWYTERELDGGLRPPLTRFQVDVIGQLKQYTWTQQNEYWNMFWSQPDNKCRVYGLCGNLGVCNSTLLKPCVCVSGFIPVSDYDWESEDYTGGCVRESRDLCEESDGFMEFGVVRFEGAAMVSFGGTRNVCERTCLSNCSCIGLFHDGKTHLCKNLYGSLLNLRNSSSDSTFQDVLYVRVPKEGIVRKGVSKSVLLIGSIGGSVVLLGLVAGMLLILRKRRKNGKGVEGDGVFPGLNLKVFTYKELCAATRGFSDKLGHGGFGAVFQGELLDSTLVAVKRLERPGSGEKEFRAEVCTIGNIQHINLVRLRGFCSESSHRLLIYDYMPNGPLSAYLRRDGLNLIWDVRFRVAVGTARGIAYLHEECRDCIIHCDIKPENILLDSDYTAKVSDFGLAKLIGRDFSRVLATMRGTWGYVAPEWISGVAITTKADVYSYGMTLLELLGGRRNVEAPPSARGAGGREGEKAEKWFFPPYAAQKIIEGNVAAVVDDRLGSAYDIEEAQRVASVAVWCIQDNEEMRPTMGMVVKMLEGVVEVTTPPPPKLLQALVSGESYHGVQIDSGKGVSIGGDCCGDNAGVYSYGSPSSLGNASSPAR